The nucleotide window AGTTTCAAAGCATCCAATGGCTACTAGCCGAGATGGCTACGCTCGTCGAAGCAGCCAGGTCGCTAGTCTATAGAGTGGCCGAGCTAATGGATCAGGGTGCGGACGTTATTAGGGAGGCCGCCATGGCCAAGCTCTTTACGGCTCGCGTAGCCGAGGAGGTTACGAGCATGGCCGTGCAGGTCCACGGGAGCTACGGGTACTCGAAGGAGTTTAAGGTAGAGCGCCTATATAGGGACGCTAAGAGCATAGGCGTTACTGAGGGCTCGTCTGAGATTCAGAGGGTAATCATAGCCTCGACGTTGTTAAGGTAGGCGGGCTTTCTCGCTTCGCGTAAGCTTTGCTCCGCGGGCCTTAGCTTGAACAATAAGCCAGCTTAAGACTTCCTCGACTTCAGCCTTCACCTCATTAGCGCTGGCGCCTCGGCGGGCTACGTGTACCTGAACGATCGACCTACCCCCCTCGAGCCTGGGGTGCGTCTTCACGTAGACTTGAGGGTGCCTGCGCAAGGCCTCCTCGATTACTGGCGCCAGGTCCGCCTCGTAAACCTCTTCCAAGGTCGCCTCCACCTCATAGAAGGCTCTTGGCGCCCTCCCCTTGATTAGCGGCTCTACGTGTAGCTCAAACAGGGCCTTCATCTCCATGGGCACCCCTGGGAGCGCGACTACCGTTATCGAGCCTAGCTGAGTAAGGGCTCCTGGAGCTGCGCCTATAGGGTTGCTCAGAGGCTTAGCCCCGCGAGGTAGATAGGCCATCTTCTTAACGTGAGGCTCCTCAGCCCTACCCCCGACCTTCTCCTTGAGCATCTCGAAGGCCTCCCCGTTAAGCTCTAGCTCAGCTCCTAGGGCCTTAGCCAAGCCCTCCATGGTCTTGTCGTCAGGAGTAGTTCCGAGGCCTCCAGTCGTGACTATTAGCTCAGCTCTGCGTGATGCTGCTTCACGAATCGACGAGGCTATTTCGTCCACGTCGTCCCCCACTACGGTTACCCTCCTAACTACTCCGCCGAGCCTAGTTACTCGGTCCGCCAGCCACGCTGCGTTGGTATTGACAGTCCTCCCCATGAGGAGCTCGTTGCCTATGGAGATTATCTCGACGAGCACCTCAACACCTCACAAGGCTACCTCAGCTAGCGCCTCTGGCCTAATGAACTTGGCCTCGTCTATCTTCAGCGCCTCGTCTATTGCCCTAAGCACCTCCTCCCTCTCGTCGGGCATCTTGTAGCCCTCATGGCTCAGGCTAAAGACGTGAACTAGCCCCCTCTCGGTCTTATAGGAGGGGTTGCAGAAGTGGTCGAAGCAGAGCCTGCTGTCTACGTCTAAGAGCTCCACGAAGAGCCTCACTTCCCTAAGGTACCCGTGCGGGCTGAGCAGCTTGAACCTACCTTGAGCGTAGTCGTCGTACAGCGGCGTCCCTACGCGCGGTACTAAGCTTCTCATCCTAATGTAGTGGGGGTTCACCTGGTTGAGGACCTTGGCGGTGTTTATGGCGTGCTCTCTCCATCGCTCCGCCCCGCCGAGGCCGGGCATGACGTACTCTGAGAGCTCGAAGCCAGCGTCTATTGCCTTAAGCCCAGCTTCTATGTGCTCCTCCGCCGTAACCCCCTTACCGACCCTTCTCAGCACCTCGTCGTCCCCGCTCTCAAGCCCTACGTGAAGCCTCGTCAACCCTGCCAGGCGTATCTCCTTGAGCTCC belongs to Candidatus Nezhaarchaeota archaeon and includes:
- a CDS encoding radical SAM protein, which translates into the protein MAGALQSSLNLLKNIRFEVGPIRPPSEGGACSLLLRFTRSCPWSKCTFCYGLPYNRQPFQIRPLDEITADIDSVELGLMELRYLSRELGFNGEVGGRLILSLFSLDPSLALNPWLRILLDWAAAGGRTVFIQDADTPIMRTERLVEALKYLKSKLPTAARVTSYARSKTLCWKTAEELKEIRLAGLTRLHVGLESGDDEVLRRVGKGVTAEEHIEAGLKAIDAGFELSEYVMPGLGGAERWREHAINTAKVLNQVNPHYIRMRSLVPRVGTPLYDDYAQGRFKLLSPHGYLREVRLFVELLDVDSRLCFDHFCNPSYKTERGLVHVFSLSHEGYKMPDEREEVLRAIDEALKIDEAKFIRPEALAEVAL
- a CDS encoding molybdopterin-binding protein; this encodes MLVEIISIGNELLMGRTVNTNAAWLADRVTRLGGVVRRVTVVGDDVDEIASSIREAASRRAELIVTTGGLGTTPDDKTMEGLAKALGAELELNGEAFEMLKEKVGGRAEEPHVKKMAYLPRGAKPLSNPIGAAPGALTQLGSITVVALPGVPMEMKALFELHVEPLIKGRAPRAFYEVEATLEEVYEADLAPVIEEALRRHPQVYVKTHPRLEGGRSIVQVHVARRGASANEVKAEVEEVLSWLIVQAKARGAKLTRSEKARLP